One Euphorbia lathyris chromosome 1, ddEupLath1.1, whole genome shotgun sequence DNA segment encodes these proteins:
- the LOC136223357 gene encoding glucan endo-1,3-beta-glucosidase-like, with amino-acid sequence MAAFLLPLVLLISLLGITGVQSIGVCYGKNGNDLPSETEVVGLYRSNNIGRMRIYHPDKPTLEALRGSNIELILGAANDNLQSLANDASAAATWVRDNVVAYASNVKIKYIAVGNEVHPGDANARYVLPAMQNIQTAITSANLQGQIKVSTAIDTTLLGNSFPPSAGVFSGAASSYIGPIINFLASNGAPLLTNVYTYFSYVDNPQSISLEYALFTSPGVVVTDGQFQYQNLFDALMDALYAALEKSGGANLQIVVSESGWPSEGSNVATAANAGTYHKNLINHVKQGTPRRSGQAIETYLFAMFDENLKAAGIEQHFGLFRPNKENKYQITFG; translated from the exons ATGGCTGCTTTTTTACTACCTCTTGTGCTTTTGATTTCTCTACTAGGAATAACAG GTGTACAATCTATAGGTGTTTGTTATGGAAAGAATGGCAACGACTTACCTTCGGAAACAGAAGTCGTCGGTCTTTACCGATCGAATAACATCGGAAGGATGAGAATATATCACCCTGATAAACCAACACTTGAAGCTCTTAGAGGATCAAACATAGAGCTCATCCTCGGGGCTGCGAACGACAACCTTCAGTCCCTCGCTAATGATGCATCGGCTGCAGCAACTTGGGTTCGGGACAACGTTGTGGCTTATGCATCGAATGTGAAGATCAAGTACATTGCTGTTGGGAATGAAGTGCATCCTGGAGATGCAAATGCAAGATATGTTCTACCTGCAATGCAGAACATTCAGACAGCAATAACATCAGCAAATTTGCAAGGACAGATCAAGGTTTCGACAGCAATTGACACGACTTTGTTGGGAAATTCCTTCCCCCCATCCGCCGGGGTATTTAGTGGCGCTGCAAGTTCATACATAGGCCCAATTATTAACTTCCTAGCGAGCAATGGGGCACCACTTCTTACAAATGTGTACACATACTTCAGCTATGTTGATAACCCACAGAGCATTAGTCTTGAATATGCCTTGTTTACTTCGCCAGGAGTTGTCGTTACCGACGGTCAATTTCAATACCAAAACTTGTTCGACGCATTGATGGATGCTCTATATGCTGCCCTGGAGAAGTCTGGTGGTGCCAATTTGCAGATTGTTGTATCAGAAAGTGGTTGGCCATCTGAAGGTAGTAATGTAGCAACAGCTGCTAATGCAGGGACTTATCACAAGAACTTGATTAATCATGTCAAGCAAGGAACTCCAAGGAGATCCGGACAGGCTATAGAGACTTACTTATTCGCCATGTTCGACGAGAACCTCAAGGCAGCAGGAATCGAGCAACATTTTGGTCTCTTTCGCCCTAATAAAGAGAACAAATATCAGATCACTTTTGGTTGA